Proteins encoded together in one Anaerococcus murdochii window:
- a CDS encoding DJ-1 family glyoxalase III: MKILELLANGNETIELLTVVDYLRRAGIEIDMVSTTGSKNLKTSHGVNYQADFLLEEINPADYDGVYIPGGTAGAESLRDNEKVIEIVKDFDKANKLIAAICAGPIVLDRAGVLANKKATSFPTIKAELKNIGQYIDDEIVVTDGNITTGRGAAVTNYLALRLVEIIKGEEAKEEIKYGTQHSAVEKYFDIRF; this comes from the coding sequence ATGAAGATATTAGAATTACTTGCAAACGGCAATGAAACAATAGAACTACTTACAGTTGTGGACTATCTTAGAAGGGCAGGAATTGAAATCGACATGGTTTCAACCACTGGCTCAAAAAATCTAAAGACTAGCCATGGAGTTAACTACCAAGCTGACTTTCTCCTTGAAGAAATAAATCCAGCTGACTATGACGGAGTCTACATACCAGGCGGTACTGCTGGTGCGGAAAGTCTTAGAGATAATGAAAAAGTTATTGAAATTGTAAAAGATTTTGATAAGGCAAATAAACTTATAGCAGCTATTTGTGCAGGCCCAATTGTCCTTGATAGGGCAGGAGTTTTGGCAAATAAAAAAGCGACTTCCTTCCCAACTATAAAAGCAGAACTTAAAAACATTGGCCAGTACATTGACGATGAAATAGTTGTGACAGATGGGAACATCACCACAGGCAGGGGAGCTGCTGTGACAAACTATCTAGCCCTTAGACTTGTGGAAATTATCAAGGGTGAGGAAGCAAAGGAAGAGATAAAATACGGCACCCAACACTCAGCTGTTGAAAAATACTTTGATATAAGGTTTTAA
- a CDS encoding NAD-dependent epimerase/dehydratase family protein, with protein sequence MKNVRKIFILGGANLFGKTTISHALGLGYAVKAVDLIKPREFENTKNLEFILADFFALSDGEAISLMEDCDSFIYAGGVSDLTVPRKPAGKFFYEKNVLPTGRVARLAKKAGIKNFLLLGDYRTEIGEKNEILRKNAYHKEPYIQTRLMQEMIANFEGEPFMNVSVLRPGLVIGKTDKSILGALINLASVNDKIPVTAGVIPLISAESLAKAAIYALELEGDKKTYAVSTSKISYRDLFKLIIEVMGETDEKTLVDKTFEDLLPAYERDAKLTEKRGLEHGISQVNMLRAMTMDLSFKSDFDLGKEDLNDNLKEMIKFYLNEDQELTEDEKYNEAENIIENPAK encoded by the coding sequence ATGAAAAATGTCAGAAAAATATTTATCCTAGGTGGGGCAAATCTTTTTGGGAAAACCACAATTAGCCATGCCCTGGGCCTTGGCTATGCTGTTAAGGCAGTAGATCTCATAAAGCCAAGAGAATTTGAAAATACAAAGAATCTTGAATTTATATTAGCAGATTTTTTTGCCCTTTCTGATGGTGAGGCCATTAGCCTGATGGAAGATTGCGATAGCTTTATCTATGCAGGTGGGGTTTCTGATTTGACTGTGCCAAGAAAACCTGCTGGCAAATTTTTCTATGAAAAAAATGTTCTCCCAACTGGCAGAGTTGCAAGACTTGCAAAAAAAGCTGGAATCAAAAATTTCCTTCTTTTGGGAGATTATAGGACAGAGATAGGTGAAAAAAATGAAATTTTAAGAAAAAACGCCTACCACAAGGAGCCTTATATCCAAACCAGGCTCATGCAAGAAATGATCGCAAATTTTGAGGGCGAACCTTTTATGAATGTATCTGTCCTAAGGCCAGGCCTTGTAATAGGAAAGACTGATAAATCAATACTCGGAGCCTTAATTAACCTTGCTAGCGTTAATGATAAAATACCGGTCACAGCTGGAGTAATTCCTTTAATATCAGCTGAGTCCCTAGCTAAGGCAGCGATTTACGCCCTTGAGCTAGAAGGTGATAAGAAGACCTACGCAGTTTCAACTTCAAAGATTTCCTACAGAGATTTGTTTAAACTAATTATTGAAGTTATGGGAGAAACTGACGAGAAGACCTTGGTTGATAAGACTTTTGAAGACCTCCTTCCAGCCTACGAAAGAGATGCTAAGCTCACTGAAAAAAGAGGTCTTGAGCATGGCATTAGCCAGGTAAACATGCTAAGGGCAATGACCATGGATTTAAGTTTCAAATCAGACTTTGACCTAGGAAAAGAAGATTTAAATGATAATCTTAAGGAAATGATTAAATTTTACTTAAATGAAGATCAAGAATTAACCGAAGATGAAAAATATAATGAAGCAGAAAATATTATAGAAAATCCTGCAAAATAA